From Halobacterium sp. R2-5, the proteins below share one genomic window:
- a CDS encoding ABC transporter permease encodes MTTDSTGTDDRPATDGGAAAVVDESPEFAADGAAATDVVSGRGFRDAVRGTVEVAAREYRLAVRRRWAVGAAVVFALFSLALVVLGGSGIGPTRVGAVLASFAQVGVYVVPLVALAAGYDAIVGADESGSLEMLLALPLSNASVVVGKYAGRAVAVGGGMLVGFAAGGALLVRYAGAGVVGGYAWVVLVAVAAALAFLALGVLASALASEKTRALGGALAAWVWFVLVHDLVALGAVATFDLPQWAISVAVLANPADLFRVLVLRTVSTTAGGIAGVLTGTGLSQPVLLAALAAWIVVPVAGAVVALGRRSV; translated from the coding sequence GTGACGACCGACAGCACCGGAACCGACGACCGCCCCGCGACGGACGGCGGCGCGGCCGCAGTCGTCGACGAGTCGCCGGAGTTCGCGGCCGACGGCGCCGCGGCGACCGACGTCGTGAGCGGCCGCGGCTTCCGGGACGCCGTCCGCGGCACCGTCGAGGTCGCGGCCCGCGAGTACCGCCTCGCCGTGCGGCGGCGCTGGGCGGTCGGCGCCGCCGTCGTGTTCGCGCTGTTCTCCCTCGCGCTGGTCGTGCTCGGCGGCTCCGGGATCGGCCCGACGCGGGTCGGCGCGGTGCTCGCGAGCTTCGCGCAGGTCGGCGTCTACGTCGTCCCGCTGGTCGCGCTCGCGGCGGGCTACGACGCCATCGTCGGCGCCGACGAGTCCGGCAGCCTCGAGATGCTGCTCGCGCTCCCGCTGTCGAACGCCTCCGTGGTCGTCGGGAAGTACGCGGGCCGCGCGGTCGCCGTCGGCGGCGGGATGCTCGTCGGGTTCGCGGCCGGCGGCGCGCTGCTCGTCCGGTACGCCGGCGCGGGCGTCGTCGGCGGGTACGCGTGGGTCGTCCTGGTCGCGGTCGCCGCCGCGCTCGCGTTCCTCGCGCTCGGCGTGCTCGCGTCCGCGCTCGCCAGCGAGAAGACGCGGGCGCTCGGCGGCGCGCTCGCGGCGTGGGTGTGGTTCGTGCTCGTCCACGACCTCGTCGCGCTCGGCGCCGTCGCCACCTTCGACCTCCCGCAGTGGGCGATCTCGGTGGCGGTGCTCGCGAACCCCGCGGACCTCTTCCGCGTGCTCGTGCTCCGCACCGTCTCCACGACCGCGGGCGGCATCGCGGGGGTCCTCACCGGCACCGGACTCAGCCAACCCGTGCTGCTGGCGGCGCTCGCGGCGTGGATCGTCGTCCCCGTCGCGGGCGCCGTCGTCGCGCTCGGCCGGCGCTCCGTCTAG
- a CDS encoding carbohydrate kinase family protein: MAGVVAVGSAVLDRVYALSNLPERDGGAFVRDDEERAGGVAANVACALAALDHDTGVVSRIGRDDAGDRVLASLDEWGVDASGVRRGDDATSYCLILRGPDGDRMIVAGGDSVPGLRLTDGDRDRLRDADCVFTSAYAPDEVVRDLVAMREHGELSALAFDLAGPLSELDGRGATPEAIDEVAATADLFVTNEVAARSYLGSEPETAARELQSAGAARVAVTVGVDGAFLADGSGVERVPAVDAAVVDTTGAGDAFTAALAHAWLLGDADKTRAGRVAAAAAAQNCTGKGARGALATREDLE; this comes from the coding sequence ATGGCCGGCGTCGTCGCGGTCGGGAGCGCGGTGCTCGACCGCGTGTACGCGCTGTCGAACCTCCCGGAGCGCGACGGCGGCGCGTTCGTCCGCGACGACGAGGAGCGAGCGGGCGGCGTCGCCGCGAACGTCGCGTGCGCGCTCGCCGCGCTCGACCACGACACCGGCGTCGTCTCTCGAATCGGTCGCGACGACGCCGGCGACCGCGTGCTCGCGTCCCTCGACGAGTGGGGCGTCGACGCGTCGGGCGTGCGTCGCGGCGACGACGCCACGTCGTACTGCCTGATTCTCCGCGGGCCGGACGGCGACCGCATGATCGTCGCGGGCGGCGACAGCGTCCCCGGCCTCCGCCTCACGGACGGCGACCGCGACCGTCTCCGCGACGCGGACTGCGTGTTCACCAGCGCGTACGCCCCGGACGAGGTCGTCCGCGACCTCGTCGCGATGCGCGAGCACGGCGAACTTTCTGCGCTGGCGTTCGACCTCGCGGGCCCGCTGTCCGAGCTCGACGGCCGCGGCGCCACGCCCGAAGCCATCGACGAGGTCGCCGCGACGGCGGACCTCTTCGTCACGAACGAGGTCGCGGCCCGCTCGTACCTCGGCAGCGAACCGGAAACCGCCGCCCGTGAACTCCAGAGCGCCGGCGCCGCCCGCGTCGCGGTCACGGTCGGCGTCGACGGCGCCTTCCTCGCGGACGGGAGCGGCGTCGAGCGCGTTCCTGCCGTGGACGCCGCCGTCGTGGACACGACCGGCGCGGGCGACGCGTTCACCGCCGCGCTCGCCCACGCGTGGCTGCTCGGGGACGCCGACAAGACGCGAGCGGGCCGCGTGGCTGCCGCCGCTGCCGCGCAGAACTGCACGGGTAAGGGCGCGCGCGGCGCGCTCGCCACGCGCGAGGACCTAGAATAG
- a CDS encoding MBL fold metallo-hydrolase, with the protein MDLRFLGGAREVGRSAVLVDDSLLLDYGMKPGTPPSYPADVDPDAVVVSHGHLDHAGAVPGLVAGGRRPPIHWTPPTRDLTRLLAEDTLKLQGGGERGGRHDCPFTRAEVAALGEVSETHGYGETFEAAGYEVTLYDAGHIPGSAHVLVDSAGRSPASNRTESDDDGDTRLLYTADFNTEDQRLLAGTTARPDADVVVTESTYADVTRDDRASIEDAFASSVAETVRGGGTAVVPAFAIGRTQELFMVCAAHDIPCYVDGMGVAVTERFKQTSEFLRDPEAFRAACGHARFLDASTRNGQRKRIAEKPTAIVTTAGMLSGGPAMTYVPEIAGNPQHELALTGYQVEGTPGRDLLDTGSAEIDGRHLRVAARVHSYDFSAHADREGLREFLDDYRGAEVLVNHGDRCEWFADELRADGYDASAPERNATVSV; encoded by the coding sequence ATGGACCTGCGGTTCCTCGGCGGCGCCCGCGAGGTCGGCCGGAGCGCGGTGCTCGTCGACGACTCGCTGCTGCTCGACTACGGCATGAAGCCCGGGACGCCGCCGAGCTACCCCGCGGACGTCGACCCGGACGCGGTCGTCGTCAGCCACGGCCACCTCGACCACGCGGGCGCCGTCCCCGGGCTCGTCGCCGGCGGGCGGCGCCCGCCGATTCACTGGACGCCGCCCACCCGAGACCTCACGCGCCTGCTCGCGGAGGACACGCTCAAGCTACAGGGCGGCGGCGAGCGCGGCGGCCGCCACGACTGCCCGTTCACGCGCGCGGAAGTCGCCGCGCTCGGCGAGGTCTCCGAGACGCACGGCTACGGGGAGACCTTCGAGGCCGCCGGCTACGAGGTGACGCTGTACGACGCGGGCCACATCCCCGGGAGCGCACACGTCCTGGTGGACAGCGCGGGACGAAGTCCCGCGAGCAATCGGACCGAGTCCGATGACGACGGAGACACCCGACTGCTGTACACGGCGGACTTCAACACGGAGGACCAGCGACTGCTCGCCGGCACGACCGCCCGGCCCGACGCCGACGTGGTCGTCACCGAATCGACGTACGCGGACGTGACCCGGGACGACCGCGCGAGCATCGAGGACGCGTTCGCGTCGTCGGTCGCGGAGACGGTTCGCGGCGGCGGGACGGCCGTCGTTCCGGCGTTCGCTATCGGTCGCACACAGGAACTGTTCATGGTGTGCGCCGCCCACGACATCCCGTGTTACGTGGACGGGATGGGCGTCGCCGTCACCGAGCGATTCAAGCAGACCAGCGAGTTCCTCCGCGACCCCGAGGCGTTCCGCGCGGCCTGCGGGCACGCGCGCTTCCTCGACGCCTCGACGCGGAACGGTCAGCGGAAACGAATCGCGGAGAAACCGACGGCCATCGTCACAACTGCCGGGATGCTCTCGGGCGGCCCAGCGATGACGTACGTCCCCGAAATCGCGGGCAACCCCCAGCACGAGCTCGCGCTCACGGGGTATCAGGTCGAAGGCACGCCGGGCCGCGACCTCCTCGATACGGGCAGCGCCGAAATCGACGGCCGCCACCTCCGCGTCGCCGCGCGCGTCCACAGCTACGACTTCTCCGCGCACGCCGACCGCGAAGGACTACGGGAGTTCCTCGACGACTACCGCGGCGCCGAGGTGCTCGTCAACCACGGCGACCGCTGCGAGTGGTTCGCCGACGAACTGCGCGCGGACGGCTACGACGCCAGCGCGCCCGAGCGGAACGCGACAGTTTCGGTGTAG
- a CDS encoding ABC transporter ATP-binding protein: protein MSDPAIDVRDVRKSYGTVTALDGASFSVDRGETLGLVGRNGAGKTTLFKLLVGHETPDTGSVTVAGLPPSAGTALRERVGYLPEHAGFPPSLTGREVLSFHARVRGIPADTRDRRVERVLRTVGLGDAADRRVGGYSNGMNRRLGLATALVGDPAVLLLDEPTAGLDPAGVADFHAIVDALATETDVTVLVTSHVLPEIERLCDRAAVLEDGDISVSGGVDDLRRATADTVSVDATVASDPAAAAAALREHAAVRGVAVDGARLHLDCERDGVFDALDALRETVDVASVEVTEPGLDAVFREEVAAGGDVALNGDGGERA from the coding sequence ATGAGTGACCCAGCAATCGACGTCCGCGACGTACGCAAGTCCTACGGCACAGTCACCGCGCTCGACGGCGCCAGTTTCTCCGTCGACCGCGGGGAGACGCTCGGCCTCGTCGGCCGCAACGGCGCCGGCAAGACCACGCTGTTCAAGCTACTCGTCGGCCACGAGACGCCCGACACCGGCAGCGTCACGGTTGCCGGTCTGCCGCCGTCGGCGGGCACCGCGCTCCGCGAGCGCGTCGGCTACCTCCCCGAGCACGCGGGCTTCCCGCCGTCGCTGACCGGTCGCGAGGTCCTCTCGTTCCACGCTCGCGTCCGCGGCATCCCCGCGGACACGCGGGACCGCCGCGTCGAGCGCGTGCTCCGGACGGTCGGCCTCGGGGACGCCGCGGACCGCCGCGTCGGCGGCTACTCGAACGGGATGAACCGCCGGCTCGGGCTCGCCACCGCGCTCGTCGGCGACCCGGCCGTGCTCCTGCTGGACGAGCCGACCGCCGGCCTCGACCCCGCGGGCGTCGCGGACTTCCACGCCATCGTGGACGCGCTCGCCACCGAGACGGACGTGACGGTGCTCGTCACCTCCCACGTCCTCCCGGAGATCGAGCGGCTCTGCGACAGGGCCGCGGTCCTCGAGGACGGCGACATCTCCGTCTCGGGCGGCGTCGACGACCTCCGGCGCGCGACCGCGGACACCGTCTCCGTGGACGCCACCGTCGCGAGCGACCCCGCCGCGGCCGCTGCCGCCCTGCGCGAGCACGCCGCTGTCAGGGGTGTGGCCGTCGACGGCGCCCGGCTCCACCTCGACTGCGAGCGCGACGGCGTCTTCGACGCGCTCGACGCGCTCCGTGAGACCGTCGACGTGGCGTCCGTGGAAGTCACGGAGCCCGGCCTCGACGCGGTGTTCCGCGAGGAGGTCGCCGCGGGCGGCGACGTCGCGCTGAACGGAGACGGGGGTGAGCGGGCGTGA
- a CDS encoding plastocyanin/azurin family copper-binding protein has product MDEHYTRRRFLASTGVVGVAALAGCSGGDGDSGGDETTAEPTETESGGGSGEEWVQTSEVAMNDQLAYDPVRIEVEAGTTVTWETTGAVGHTVTAYEDAIPDGAEYFASGGFDAEQAAIDGYNSGQEGNVPEGETYEHTFETTGEYEYYCIPHEASGMVGYVRVV; this is encoded by the coding sequence ATGGACGAGCACTACACGCGAAGACGGTTCCTCGCAAGCACTGGCGTCGTCGGCGTCGCAGCGCTCGCCGGCTGTTCCGGCGGCGATGGCGACTCCGGCGGCGACGAGACGACTGCCGAGCCGACCGAGACCGAGAGCGGCGGCGGCTCCGGCGAGGAGTGGGTGCAGACGAGCGAAGTCGCGATGAACGACCAGCTCGCCTACGACCCCGTGCGCATCGAGGTCGAGGCGGGCACCACGGTGACCTGGGAGACGACCGGTGCGGTCGGCCACACGGTCACCGCCTACGAGGACGCCATCCCGGACGGCGCGGAGTACTTCGCGTCCGGCGGCTTCGACGCCGAGCAGGCCGCCATCGACGGCTACAACAGCGGCCAGGAGGGCAACGTCCCGGAGGGCGAGACCTACGAGCACACGTTCGAGACGACCGGCGAGTACGAGTACTACTGCATCCCGCACGAGGCCAGCGGGATGGTCGGCTACGTCCGAGTGGTCTGA
- a CDS encoding BtpA/SgcQ family protein — MSLAFASERPVVGMVHLDALPGAPGFDGDRASIREHALRDARRLEAGGVDAILVENFGDAPFYADDVPKHVVASMAALARDLRRETDLPLGVNVLRNDAEAAVSVAAAAGAAFVRVNVHTSARLTDQGVVEGDAAETVRLLDRLDADVSILADVNVKHSAAIAERPLEEEVDELLGRGLADGLVASGPGTGEEASLDHVADVAAARDEHDADAPVFVGSGVTRETVVETLDVADGAIVGTALKEDGETTAPVDESRVRALVDAKA, encoded by the coding sequence ATGAGCCTGGCGTTCGCGAGCGAGCGCCCGGTCGTCGGGATGGTCCATCTCGACGCGCTACCGGGCGCACCGGGCTTCGACGGCGACCGAGCCAGCATCCGCGAGCACGCGCTCCGGGACGCGCGCCGCCTCGAAGCCGGCGGCGTGGACGCGATTCTCGTGGAGAACTTCGGCGACGCGCCGTTCTACGCCGACGACGTGCCCAAACACGTTGTGGCGTCGATGGCTGCGCTCGCCCGCGACCTGCGCCGCGAGACGGACCTGCCGCTGGGCGTGAACGTCCTGCGGAACGACGCCGAAGCCGCGGTGTCGGTCGCCGCGGCGGCGGGCGCGGCGTTCGTGCGCGTGAACGTCCACACGAGCGCGCGCCTCACCGACCAGGGCGTCGTCGAGGGGGACGCAGCCGAAACCGTCCGCCTGCTGGACCGACTCGACGCGGACGTCTCGATTCTCGCGGACGTGAACGTGAAACACTCCGCGGCCATCGCGGAGCGGCCGCTGGAGGAGGAAGTGGACGAACTGCTCGGACGCGGCCTCGCGGACGGCCTCGTCGCCAGCGGCCCCGGCACTGGCGAGGAGGCCAGCCTCGACCACGTCGCCGACGTGGCCGCGGCCCGGGACGAACACGACGCCGACGCGCCGGTGTTCGTCGGCAGCGGCGTCACCCGGGAGACGGTCGTGGAGACGCTGGACGTGGCTGACGGCGCCATCGTCGGCACCGCGCTCAAGGAGGACGGCGAGACGACCGCGCCCGTCGACGAGTCCCGGGTGCGGGCGCTCGTCGACGCGAAAGCGTAG
- the nosD gene encoding nitrous oxide reductase family maturation protein NosD, whose translation MRDRRIERGFAVAAVALLVVSVGAVVAAPSDDAAGEPDVAFDASVPAEYDFETDAVGARGDGHAAIDGERYDSLAAAVDAAEPGDTVDVRGHVPGPVSVETPNVTIAGESPSQSVISGEAEGDVVTVNASGVTVRDVWVRNAGYSTADNDAAVWVDAPDATLADARVTNTTFGVWVNGVPDARVANTTIVGRTSVERASDRGNGIQLWRADDAELADNRITDVRDGLYFSWSSGVLASNNTMWDLRYGVHYMYSDRNRLANNTAFDNDVGYALMVSDDLEIVDNVAANNTGTSGHGALVKEVDHTTIAGNDFVGNDNGIFVYNSLDDEFRDNLVLANDVGVHLTAGSVDMDASGNSFVDNADGMYAVVGEQVTWNGSERGNYWDDARPVDVDHDGVSEVRFRPDGAVENLAREHPETKVFASSPAFDAVRLADRSVPLVAAPGVVDHHPLSTPAHDDWRRYYE comes from the coding sequence GTGCGTGACCGACGCATCGAGCGCGGGTTCGCGGTCGCCGCCGTCGCCCTCCTCGTGGTGAGCGTCGGCGCCGTCGTCGCCGCCCCCAGCGACGACGCCGCGGGCGAACCCGACGTGGCGTTCGACGCGTCCGTCCCTGCCGAGTACGACTTCGAGACGGACGCCGTCGGCGCGCGGGGCGACGGCCACGCCGCAATCGACGGCGAGCGCTACGACTCCCTCGCGGCCGCCGTCGACGCCGCCGAACCCGGTGACACCGTCGACGTCCGCGGCCACGTCCCCGGCCCCGTCAGTGTCGAGACGCCGAACGTCACCATCGCCGGCGAGTCGCCCTCGCAGTCGGTCATCTCGGGCGAGGCCGAGGGCGACGTCGTCACCGTGAACGCCAGCGGCGTGACCGTCCGTGACGTCTGGGTGCGCAACGCCGGCTACAGCACGGCGGACAACGACGCCGCCGTCTGGGTGGACGCCCCGGACGCCACGCTCGCGGACGCGCGCGTGACGAACACCACGTTCGGCGTCTGGGTGAACGGCGTGCCCGACGCCCGCGTCGCGAACACCACCATCGTCGGGCGCACGAGCGTCGAGCGCGCCTCCGACCGCGGGAACGGCATCCAGCTGTGGCGCGCCGACGACGCCGAACTCGCGGACAACCGCATCACGGACGTCCGCGACGGCCTCTACTTCTCCTGGAGCTCTGGCGTCCTCGCGTCGAACAACACGATGTGGGACCTCCGGTACGGCGTCCACTACATGTACTCGGACCGGAACCGGCTCGCGAACAACACCGCCTTCGACAACGACGTCGGGTACGCGCTGATGGTCTCCGACGACCTCGAAATCGTCGACAACGTCGCCGCCAACAACACCGGGACCAGCGGCCACGGCGCGCTCGTGAAGGAGGTCGACCACACCACCATCGCGGGCAACGACTTCGTCGGCAACGACAACGGCATCTTCGTCTACAACTCCCTCGACGACGAGTTCCGGGACAACCTCGTGCTCGCCAACGACGTCGGCGTCCACCTCACCGCCGGCAGCGTCGACATGGACGCCTCCGGGAACTCCTTCGTCGACAACGCGGACGGGATGTACGCCGTGGTCGGCGAGCAGGTCACCTGGAACGGCAGCGAGCGCGGCAACTACTGGGACGACGCCCGTCCCGTCGACGTCGACCACGACGGCGTCAGCGAGGTCCGCTTCCGGCCCGACGGCGCCGTCGAGAACCTCGCGCGCGAGCACCCCGAGACGAAGGTGTTCGCGTCCAGCCCCGCGTTCGACGCGGTGCGGCTGGCGGACCGCTCGGTGCCGCTCGTGGCGGCGCCGGGCGTCGTCGACCACCACCCGCTCTCGACCCCCGCCCACGACGACTGGAGGCGATACTATGAGTGA
- a CDS encoding DUF5807 family protein: MSDYDAYLAGDRPDDVALYLSESYVSDIDTLADREDAERVDDGVVLVVEGERGRSVFRKITGMGAMDFGSAAMDNPGHVDADLAGGDCPHAADGPGDHHPEFAFSFAEAQNDEVGGLYAEGDVIHAYVYCSCGESYSDKWLAGER; the protein is encoded by the coding sequence GTGAGCGACTACGACGCGTATCTCGCCGGCGACCGGCCCGACGACGTCGCACTCTACCTCTCCGAGTCGTACGTCTCCGACATCGACACGCTCGCGGACCGCGAGGACGCCGAGCGCGTCGACGACGGGGTCGTCCTCGTCGTCGAGGGCGAGCGCGGCCGCAGCGTCTTCCGGAAGATAACGGGCATGGGCGCGATGGACTTCGGGTCCGCCGCGATGGACAACCCCGGGCACGTGGACGCGGACCTCGCGGGCGGCGACTGCCCGCACGCCGCCGACGGCCCCGGCGACCACCACCCCGAGTTCGCGTTCTCGTTCGCGGAAGCCCAGAACGACGAGGTCGGCGGACTGTACGCGGAGGGCGACGTCATCCACGCGTACGTCTACTGTTCCTGCGGGGAGTCGTACTCCGACAAGTGGCTGGCCGGCGAGCGCTGA
- the nosZ gene encoding TAT-dependent nitrous-oxide reductase — translation MSEHTADDGDDALDPEAVVERHEQQLDDLLAEVDEPTPDDDSTTLELAGLELNRRDFVKAGIATGAMAGLAGCSGNIGGGSSNTTTSSGGSTPDHKVAPGEHDEYYGFWSGGQSGEIRIVGIPSMRELMRIPVFNTEAGRGYGYDDQTAEMLEGAGDYTWGDNHHPVLSETDGDYDGEYLWVNDKANGRIARVNLKYFETDAITDVPNMQAIHGCSVQSPDTEYIFGNGEFRTPLPNDGRDLDNPDEYVSLFSAIDPESMETQWQVKVDGNLDIVDTDKDGRWAISSAYNDEGGVTVTEMTRDDRDYVKAFDVPAIEEAVEAGEYEEVNGVPVVDGTQDSSLNQGGDPIVRYIPTPKSPHCVEVGPNGDYAFVAGKLSPTVTILDIDALDSSSDPDDVVAGRPNVGLGPLHTTFDGNGHAYTSLFIDSQAVKWDIEAAVEAEEGSSDPVIEKQDVHYNPGHIQAVEAMTTDPDGEWLVSLNKLSKDRFLPVGPIHPDNDQLIHIGQGEKEMELVADHPAYPEPHDCVFAHKDKLDPAETWDKADYEGEKPFVTKADSGVERTGENSVHVKTSSMRSEYGLKDFTVKEGDEVTLTVTNIEGVRDVIHGVAVPEHDVHLAIAPQDTRQATFTAEEPGVYWIYCTYFCSALHLEMRSRMLVEPRDD, via the coding sequence ATGTCCGAACACACAGCCGACGACGGCGACGACGCCCTCGACCCCGAGGCGGTCGTCGAGCGACACGAACAGCAACTCGACGACCTGCTCGCGGAGGTCGACGAACCGACGCCCGACGACGACTCGACGACGCTGGAGCTCGCCGGCCTGGAGCTCAACCGCCGCGACTTCGTGAAGGCGGGCATCGCGACCGGCGCGATGGCGGGGCTGGCTGGCTGTTCGGGCAACATCGGCGGCGGCAGTTCGAACACCACGACCAGTTCGGGCGGGTCGACGCCCGACCACAAGGTCGCGCCCGGCGAGCACGACGAGTACTACGGGTTCTGGTCGGGCGGTCAGTCCGGCGAGATCCGCATCGTCGGCATCCCGTCGATGCGGGAGCTGATGCGCATCCCCGTGTTCAACACGGAGGCCGGCCGCGGCTACGGCTACGACGACCAGACCGCGGAGATGCTCGAAGGCGCCGGCGACTACACGTGGGGTGACAACCACCACCCCGTGCTGTCGGAGACGGACGGCGACTACGACGGCGAGTACCTCTGGGTGAACGACAAGGCCAACGGCCGCATCGCCCGCGTGAACCTGAAGTACTTCGAGACGGACGCGATCACGGACGTCCCGAACATGCAGGCCATCCACGGGTGTTCCGTGCAGAGCCCGGACACGGAGTACATCTTCGGGAACGGCGAGTTCCGCACGCCGCTGCCGAACGACGGCCGCGACCTCGACAACCCCGACGAGTACGTGTCGCTGTTCTCCGCCATCGACCCCGAATCGATGGAGACCCAGTGGCAGGTCAAAGTCGACGGCAACCTCGACATCGTCGACACCGACAAGGACGGCCGCTGGGCCATCTCGTCGGCGTACAACGACGAGGGCGGCGTCACGGTCACGGAGATGACCCGCGACGACCGCGACTACGTGAAGGCGTTCGACGTGCCCGCCATCGAGGAGGCCGTCGAGGCCGGCGAGTACGAGGAGGTCAACGGCGTGCCCGTCGTCGACGGCACGCAGGACAGCTCGCTGAACCAGGGCGGCGACCCCATCGTGCGGTACATCCCGACGCCGAAGAGCCCGCACTGCGTGGAGGTCGGGCCGAACGGCGACTACGCGTTCGTCGCGGGGAAGCTCTCGCCGACGGTCACCATCCTCGACATCGACGCGCTCGATTCGTCCAGCGACCCCGACGACGTCGTCGCCGGCCGGCCGAACGTCGGCCTCGGCCCGCTGCACACGACTTTCGACGGGAACGGCCACGCGTACACGTCGCTGTTCATCGACTCCCAGGCCGTGAAGTGGGACATCGAGGCGGCCGTCGAGGCCGAGGAGGGCTCCTCGGACCCCGTCATCGAGAAACAGGACGTCCACTACAACCCCGGCCACATCCAGGCCGTCGAGGCGATGACGACGGACCCGGACGGCGAGTGGCTGGTGAGCCTGAACAAGCTCTCGAAGGACCGCTTCCTGCCGGTCGGCCCCATCCACCCGGACAACGACCAGCTCATCCACATCGGGCAGGGCGAGAAGGAGATGGAGCTGGTCGCCGACCACCCCGCCTATCCGGAACCCCACGACTGCGTGTTCGCGCACAAGGACAAGCTCGACCCCGCGGAGACGTGGGACAAGGCCGACTACGAGGGCGAGAAGCCGTTCGTCACGAAGGCCGACTCCGGCGTCGAGCGCACGGGCGAGAACTCCGTGCACGTGAAGACGTCCTCGATGCGCTCGGAGTACGGCCTCAAGGACTTCACCGTCAAGGAGGGCGACGAGGTGACGCTCACGGTGACGAACATCGAGGGCGTCCGCGACGTCATCCACGGCGTCGCCGTCCCCGAGCACGACGTCCACCTCGCCATCGCGCCCCAGGACACCCGGCAGGCGACGTTCACGGCAGAGGAGCCGGGCGTCTACTGGATCTACTGTACGTACTTCTGCAGCGCGCTCCACCTGGAGATGCGCTCGCGGATGCTCGTCGAACCGCGCGACGACTGA
- a CDS encoding 30S ribosomal protein S6e, whose protein sequence is MATFQVVVSDPESGRSYQHEVDGQDANRFLGLEIGDEVDGGAVGLDGYTVEITGGSDSAGRPLRSDVNGAELQDVLLTGGPGFNPENDGERKRVTVRGKEVSEAVAQLNVSIAERGEESVEDLYGEGEEEDADAAEA, encoded by the coding sequence ATGGCCACGTTCCAAGTTGTCGTCTCCGACCCCGAGTCGGGGCGAAGCTACCAGCACGAGGTCGACGGACAGGACGCGAACCGCTTCCTCGGCCTCGAGATCGGCGACGAGGTCGACGGCGGCGCCGTCGGCCTCGACGGCTACACGGTCGAGATCACCGGCGGCAGCGACTCCGCCGGCCGCCCGCTCCGCAGCGACGTCAACGGCGCCGAGCTCCAGGACGTCCTGCTCACCGGCGGCCCCGGCTTCAACCCCGAGAACGACGGCGAGCGCAAGCGCGTCACCGTCCGCGGGAAGGAGGTCTCCGAGGCCGTCGCCCAGCTCAACGTCTCCATCGCGGAGCGCGGCGAGGAGTCCGTCGAGGACCTCTACGGCGAGGGCGAGGAGGAAGACGCCGACGCCGCCGAAGCGTAA
- a CDS encoding DUF6360 family protein: MADRIIKVNAYTTFTLLDGEAEGHGWTEDALAVLNVTADDGDVLVELELDNTDTERVPAHAERATLSPDEARELAGELEAYAERAESDE; encoded by the coding sequence ATGGCCGACCGCATCATCAAGGTCAACGCGTACACGACGTTCACGCTCCTCGACGGCGAGGCGGAGGGTCACGGCTGGACGGAGGACGCCCTCGCCGTGCTCAACGTCACCGCCGACGACGGCGACGTGCTCGTCGAACTCGAACTCGACAACACGGACACCGAGCGCGTGCCGGCTCACGCCGAGCGCGCGACGCTCTCCCCGGACGAGGCCCGCGAGCTCGCGGGCGAACTCGAAGCCTACGCCGAGCGCGCCGAGAGCGACGAGTAG